One region of Salinirubrum litoreum genomic DNA includes:
- a CDS encoding ribbon-helix-helix domain-containing protein encodes MSEATTGSNSDDEIVTVNFKVTQAFLNEIDSTWQRRGFNSRSEFIRYTLRDATEFPTFDRDELIALLQAEEDIRKGRTMSADEAREQFGTDGDE; translated from the coding sequence ATGTCTGAAGCAACCACGGGCTCGAACAGTGATGACGAAATTGTCACGGTGAATTTTAAAGTCACACAGGCGTTTCTCAACGAAATAGACAGCACGTGGCAGAGACGTGGGTTCAACAGCCGAAGCGAATTCATCCGCTACACTCTCCGAGACGCGACTGAGTTCCCGACGTTCGACCGGGATGAACTCATTGCTCTCCTCCAAGCAGAGGAGGACATCCGTAAGGGACGGACGATGAGCGCTGACGAAGCCCGCGAGCAGTTCGGAACAGACGGCGATGAGTGA
- a CDS encoding ester cyclase: MTTDQTDTVEARRQFPQRWAEEVHGNHNLSFINEYHAPDWVGHFDGKELTNAEYKEMQRELISGFPDAEFTIGPVIVEGEAVAGHWVMTGTHTGEFVGLKPTDRTVRVTGTFLTRYDETGRAVETWENIDQFGMLQQLGIAPEDFTLGGLARTLVNLVKSGR, from the coding sequence ATGACAACAGATCAGACAGACACAGTAGAAGCACGTCGACAGTTCCCACAGCGCTGGGCTGAGGAGGTCCATGGAAATCACAATCTCTCGTTCATCAACGAGTACCACGCCCCGGACTGGGTCGGTCACTTCGACGGGAAGGAGTTGACGAATGCCGAGTACAAAGAGATGCAACGCGAGTTGATCAGTGGCTTTCCGGACGCCGAATTCACGATCGGGCCAGTCATCGTCGAGGGAGAGGCGGTCGCGGGTCACTGGGTGATGACCGGCACTCACACGGGGGAGTTCGTCGGTCTCAAGCCGACCGACAGAACGGTGCGTGTGACCGGCACGTTCCTCACTCGATACGATGAGACCGGACGAGCAGTCGAAACCTGGGAGAACATCGATCAGTTCGGGATGCTCCAACAACTGGGCATCGCACCGGAGGACTTCACGCTTGGAGGATTAGCCCGGACGCTCGTCAACCTCGTGAAAAGTGGGCGGTGA
- a CDS encoding ester cyclase, which translates to MSTTPEENKRLVRRIREEVEDQGDLDAIDEIFAENVVTHTPMGELHGPEAIRELYESESKGFANSTETIHSVIAEGDTVAMRLTESGVHDSEFMGIEPTGRQFEVQTMAFFRIADGKIAEWWMQPDTFGFMQQLGVTAADLEAAVPANDD; encoded by the coding sequence ATGTCAACAACACCTGAGGAGAACAAGCGTCTCGTTCGTCGAATTCGAGAGGAAGTCGAAGACCAGGGGGACCTAGACGCGATCGACGAGATATTCGCCGAGAACGTGGTGACACACACCCCGATGGGAGAGCTCCACGGGCCTGAGGCGATCAGAGAGCTGTACGAAAGCGAGAGCAAGGGCTTCGCAAATTCCACCGAGACGATACACAGCGTCATCGCAGAGGGAGACACCGTCGCGATGCGACTGACAGAGTCCGGGGTCCACGACAGCGAGTTCATGGGGATCGAGCCGACTGGCAGACAGTTCGAGGTGCAGACGATGGCCTTCTTCCGAATAGCTGATGGCAAAATTGCGGAGTGGTGGATGCAACCGGATACGTTCGGCTTCATGCAACAACTCGGCGTGACGGCTGCAGATCTCGAAGCGGCCGTGCCTGCCAACGATGACTGA
- a CDS encoding HNH endonuclease, translated as MDAAFHVTRRYRDTGSWRDADDQFLRWIRGPLSTGIKNTGGIRPLSYEDSDETAALVLISNDAGVSQHDDPWEDSLAVSTGEIDYWGDAKAGTPYDESPLNQRIRHAFEQAARGNRDQVPPTLVFRKPKPGVVEFCGLCVPHGFEVSTYRDENDRKIPNYRFRFTILNTDRVPVSWLHQRAQRQTETDAPDEWSEWVEEGVVSRWPLGDRVDDTTGYRRRGERDETVISGQFREDTLSRYDHRCAVTGIGESAVLDVAHVLPRSEHPELVEDPANVLVVNALHHRAFDADLFTIASDQRLQVNPQFDPGHPFLQETIVDRAGNQVEFPQAVEVDQSYLAERNAGLAWVTG; from the coding sequence ATGGACGCCGCCTTCCACGTCACGCGTCGGTATCGGGATACCGGGTCGTGGCGTGACGCCGACGATCAGTTTCTGCGGTGGATTCGCGGACCGCTCAGTACTGGAATCAAGAACACCGGCGGGATTCGCCCGCTCTCGTACGAGGACTCAGACGAGACAGCCGCACTCGTTCTCATCTCGAACGACGCCGGCGTGTCTCAACACGATGATCCGTGGGAAGACTCACTGGCTGTCTCGACGGGCGAGATCGACTACTGGGGTGACGCCAAAGCGGGCACACCCTACGACGAGTCACCGCTCAACCAGCGGATTCGCCACGCATTCGAGCAGGCCGCGCGCGGAAACCGTGATCAGGTCCCGCCAACGCTCGTCTTCCGCAAGCCCAAACCGGGTGTCGTCGAATTCTGTGGCCTCTGTGTTCCGCATGGCTTCGAGGTCTCGACGTACCGCGACGAGAACGACCGGAAAATCCCCAACTACCGGTTTCGCTTCACCATCCTGAATACCGACCGTGTTCCCGTCTCGTGGCTTCACCAACGCGCTCAGCGCCAGACGGAGACGGATGCACCTGATGAGTGGTCCGAATGGGTCGAGGAGGGTGTCGTCTCCCGCTGGCCGCTCGGAGACAGGGTCGACGATACGACGGGCTATCGCCGGCGAGGAGAGCGTGATGAGACGGTCATCAGCGGTCAATTCCGCGAGGACACGCTCTCCCGGTACGACCACCGCTGTGCAGTCACGGGAATCGGAGAATCTGCAGTACTGGACGTCGCGCACGTCCTTCCCCGGAGTGAGCATCCCGAACTGGTCGAGGACCCTGCGAACGTCCTCGTGGTGAACGCGCTGCACCACCGGGCGTTCGACGCCGACCTATTCACCATCGCTTCCGATCAGCGCCTCCAGGTGAACCCGCAGTTCGATCCCGGCCATCCGTTCTTACAGGAAACCATCGTCGACCGTGCTGGGAACCAGGTGGAGTTCCCGCAGGCTGTCGAGGTAGACCAAAGTTATCTCGCAGAACGGAATGCCGGGCTAGCGTGGGTGACTGGTTGA